A genomic stretch from Anaerococcus mediterraneensis includes:
- the tig gene encoding trigger factor: MTELKSHENNLAKFEFDVAYDDFKKAIDTVYKRNKKRYRIDGFRPGHVPKRVIEKMYGPEVFYDDAIQIVFPEPYEAAVEELGLEVIDQPSVDLYDIEEGKDIRFKVEVETKPHPELGDYNNLVIEEVSSEVTDEDIDAELNRQLEENARLVPVEDRPVKEGDKVNIDFDGYLDGERFEGGKAEGYDLVIGSNTFITGFEDQIIGHNVGDKFDVNVTFPEDYQAKEFQGKDAKFVVELNSITEKQLPELDDEFAKDISEYDSLEELKNNLREKLADSKKDYAQNSMQNQAVEALVEKTEVSAPESMVSREIDYELQNLDQRLQQMGITLSQYVEMTKMDISEIREQYRAQAEARVKANLVIDELALKENIEVSEEEKEEELKETAKNYGIDDFEKFKEIFAKNVSDQTLEENIKRRKAVELLVEKAKALPHDQYHKFVEENK, from the coding sequence ATGACAGAACTAAAATCACACGAGAATAACTTAGCAAAATTTGAATTTGACGTTGCTTATGACGACTTTAAAAAAGCAATTGATACAGTATATAAGAGAAACAAAAAAAGATATAGGATAGATGGTTTTAGACCAGGCCATGTTCCAAAAAGAGTTATAGAAAAAATGTATGGCCCAGAAGTATTCTATGATGATGCTATCCAAATAGTATTCCCAGAGCCTTATGAAGCTGCTGTAGAAGAGCTAGGCCTAGAGGTCATAGACCAACCATCAGTAGACCTATATGATATAGAAGAAGGCAAGGACATTAGATTTAAGGTAGAAGTTGAAACAAAACCACACCCAGAACTTGGTGACTATAATAACCTTGTTATAGAAGAAGTATCTAGCGAAGTAACTGATGAAGATATTGACGCTGAGCTTAATAGACAACTAGAAGAAAATGCAAGACTTGTACCAGTAGAAGATAGACCAGTAAAAGAAGGCGACAAAGTAAATATAGACTTTGATGGCTACTTGGACGGAGAAAGATTTGAAGGCGGCAAGGCAGAAGGCTATGACCTTGTTATAGGATCAAATACTTTCATCACAGGTTTTGAAGACCAAATCATAGGTCACAACGTTGGTGATAAGTTTGATGTCAATGTAACCTTCCCAGAAGACTACCAAGCAAAAGAATTCCAAGGCAAGGATGCAAAATTTGTTGTAGAGCTTAACTCTATTACAGAAAAACAACTACCAGAGCTTGATGATGAGTTTGCAAAAGATATCTCAGAATATGACTCTCTAGAAGAACTTAAAAACAACCTTAGAGAAAAACTAGCAGACAGCAAAAAAGACTATGCACAAAATTCTATGCAAAACCAAGCAGTAGAGGCCCTAGTAGAAAAAACTGAAGTTAGCGCTCCAGAATCAATGGTTAGTAGAGAAATAGACTACGAACTACAAAATCTAGACCAAAGACTACAACAAATGGGTATAACACTTAGCCAATATGTAGAAATGACCAAAATGGATATTTCTGAAATTCGTGAGCAATATAGGGCCCAAGCAGAAGCTAGAGTCAAGGCAAACTTAGTTATAGATGAGCTTGCCCTAAAAGAAAATATAGAAGTTAGTGAAGAAGAAAAAGAAGAAGAGCTAAAAGAAACAGCTAAAAACTACGGTATAGATGATTTTGAGAAATTCAAAGAAATCTTTGCTAAAAATGTTTCTGACCAAACTCTTGAAGAAAATATCAAGAGAAGAAAGGCTGTCGAACTTTTAGTAGAAAAAGCAAAAGCTCTTCCTCATGATCAATATCACAAATTTGTAGAGGAAAACAAATAA
- the malQ gene encoding 4-alpha-glucanotransferase: MKKQERLERSYGIIMPIFSLPSKYGIGTFGKAAYDFVDYLTEAGAKFWQILPLGQTSYGDSPYQSFSSFAGNPYFVDLDLLVEDGLLTKEDLENIDFGSDERSIDYARLYNVRYRVLEIAFENSKGKIDKEIKEFRKKEADWIEDYGLFMAIKRDNLDRSWDMWDEDLRDRKKSALNEFKKENQDLIDFYIFIQYEFFKQWQNLKDFTNRHQIEIIGDLPIYVAYDSCDAWVNNNILKLDKETKQPIVVGGAPPDGYSEDGQLWGNPVYRWDYMKDTENFAFWKKRIGMSLRLYDILRLDHFRGFEAYYAIPASDDTAKYGSWEKGEPYAFFDAIKEAFPDARFIAEDLGFITKEVVDLKDHYGFPGMNVIQFAFGDNFDSDYLPHNYEKNSLVYASTHDSDTLQGFIDSADEHLLELIKKYLGIENKEDIRDEINRVLMASVSDVAIYEIQDLFGLSNDSKINSPGTVGGNWVWRAVEEDFDEDIAKKFKDMSKIYGRN; the protein is encoded by the coding sequence ATGAAAAAACAAGAGAGATTAGAAAGATCATACGGGATTATAATGCCTATATTCTCCCTCCCATCTAAATATGGTATTGGGACTTTTGGCAAGGCAGCCTATGATTTTGTAGACTATTTGACAGAAGCTGGGGCCAAATTTTGGCAAATCCTACCTTTAGGACAGACCTCATATGGAGATAGCCCTTACCAATCTTTTTCATCCTTCGCGGGCAATCCCTATTTTGTAGACCTAGATCTTTTGGTAGAAGATGGACTTTTGACAAAAGAAGACCTAGAAAATATTGACTTTGGATCAGATGAACGCTCTATAGACTATGCTAGACTCTACAATGTTAGGTACAGAGTTTTAGAGATTGCCTTTGAAAACTCCAAGGGCAAAATAGATAAGGAAATAAAAGAATTTAGAAAAAAAGAAGCTGATTGGATAGAAGACTATGGACTTTTTATGGCTATAAAGAGAGATAACCTAGATAGGTCTTGGGATATGTGGGATGAAGACCTCCGTGATAGGAAAAAGTCAGCCTTAAATGAGTTTAAAAAAGAAAATCAAGACCTAATTGATTTTTATATCTTTATCCAATACGAATTTTTCAAACAATGGCAAAATCTAAAAGATTTCACAAATAGGCATCAAATAGAGATTATAGGAGACCTTCCTATATATGTAGCCTATGATTCTTGTGACGCTTGGGTAAATAATAACATACTTAAACTTGATAAAGAGACAAAACAACCTATAGTAGTTGGGGGAGCACCTCCAGATGGATATTCAGAAGATGGACAACTCTGGGGCAACCCTGTCTACCGTTGGGATTATATGAAGGATACCGAGAATTTTGCATTTTGGAAAAAAAGAATCGGAATGAGTCTAAGACTCTATGATATTTTAAGATTAGACCATTTTAGAGGATTTGAAGCCTACTATGCAATACCAGCTAGCGATGATACAGCCAAGTACGGATCTTGGGAAAAGGGAGAACCTTATGCCTTTTTTGACGCTATAAAAGAAGCCTTCCCAGATGCTAGATTTATAGCAGAAGACTTAGGCTTTATAACAAAAGAAGTTGTAGATTTAAAAGACCACTATGGATTTCCTGGCATGAATGTTATTCAATTTGCCTTTGGTGACAATTTTGATAGTGACTATCTGCCACACAATTATGAGAAAAATTCTTTAGTTTATGCCTCAACACACGATTCAGACACCTTGCAAGGATTTATTGACAGTGCTGATGAACATTTATTAGAACTTATAAAAAAATATTTAGGTATAGAAAATAAAGAAGACATAAGAGATGAAATCAATAGAGTCTTGATGGCATCTGTATCAGATGTTGCAATTTATGAAATTCAGGATCTTTTTGGTCTATCAAATGATAGCAAGATCAATTCCCCAGGCACAGTTGGTGGCAACTGGGTTTGGAGAGCGGTAGAAGAAGATTTTGATGAGGACATAGCAAAGAAATTTAAAGATATGTCCAAAATTTATGGGAGGAATTAA
- a CDS encoding YbbR-like domain-containing protein — protein sequence MNNFLEKIKKINKKGDSQLILLSIIVSVVMWTFVTTSTNPSTNRTFRNIPVIIQNQDKLENAGYTIVSKDDIGSVTVRLTGSRDNIVSLNADDIQASINVMDAKEGINSLDVKIDKPSGIYLDYVDPNKINLNIQRIVQKTLPVNVVIADKLKDGKIVEVNEQKPKEIKIKGPESVINNVDRIEVNINEPEYLDGKIHNLNINVYDRKGKVIDGLDLDNKDVNLSFLVYETKKVKVDLRVRGQIANGYVETMRAISPENIIIKGQGELIKDIESISTKPVVLGNIKSSKYGEVQLDLPDGIEVYDGDDMINYKIEVTKIPEIKND from the coding sequence ATGAATAATTTTTTGGAAAAAATCAAAAAAATAAACAAAAAAGGTGACAGCCAGCTTATTTTGCTTTCTATTATAGTATCCGTAGTTATGTGGACTTTTGTAACCACATCTACAAACCCATCTACAAATAGGACTTTTAGAAATATACCTGTCATAATCCAGAACCAAGATAAGCTAGAAAATGCAGGCTATACCATAGTTTCAAAAGATGATATAGGCTCTGTTACTGTAAGGCTAACAGGCTCTAGGGATAATATAGTAAGTTTAAATGCTGATGATATACAGGCATCGATCAATGTTATGGATGCTAAAGAAGGGATCAATTCATTAGATGTAAAGATAGACAAGCCAAGTGGAATCTATCTTGATTATGTTGATCCTAATAAAATCAATCTCAATATCCAAAGGATAGTCCAAAAGACCTTGCCAGTAAATGTTGTGATTGCTGATAAGCTCAAGGATGGAAAAATTGTCGAGGTCAACGAACAAAAGCCTAAAGAAATAAAAATAAAGGGGCCAGAGTCTGTCATAAACAATGTTGACAGGATAGAGGTCAATATAAATGAGCCAGAATACCTAGATGGCAAGATCCACAACCTAAATATCAATGTCTATGATAGAAAGGGCAAGGTTATTGATGGACTTGACCTAGACAATAAGGATGTCAATTTATCATTTTTAGTTTATGAAACAAAAAAGGTCAAAGTCGACCTTAGAGTTAGGGGACAAATTGCAAATGGCTATGTGGAAACAATGAGGGCCATATCGCCAGAAAATATCATTATAAAAGGCCAAGGCGAGCTTATCAAAGATATAGAATCTATATCAACAAAACCTGTGGTCCTTGGCAATATAAAATCATCGAAATATGGAGAGGTCCAACTAGATTTGCCGGATGGTATAGAGGTTTATGATGGTGATGATATGATAAACTACAAGATAGAAGTTACAAAAATACCTGAAATAAAAAATGACTGA
- a CDS encoding alpha/beta hydrolase has product MKKVVRKILLGLLILLIIGGIGISIFTGKAVFDGYTNVVSREETIKNSQEFKKDYDDLVKNYKLEKIEIENQDLDHRVPAIFAKKLGNKNVAVLVHGMGGTKETIIPIMKTFLELGYDAISYDQRNSGENMAAYNTSGLLEYEDTRAVIDYIREKYQYGKLILWGESYGGLTSVIAASNNSSNIDYLILESPVSNGFDMIENVMRDISKKQGIPLNYMIKTGDLYSKVKLGISFSDMDGREYMKNIDIPVLITHSKIDKVTPPYMAEDLYAAKADDKKELITVENYKHASFAYKDREGYKKIVHDFIEKYSSDQN; this is encoded by the coding sequence ATGAAAAAAGTAGTAAGAAAGATACTTTTAGGTCTACTTATCTTATTAATTATTGGAGGGATTGGAATTTCTATCTTTACTGGCAAGGCCGTTTTTGATGGCTATACAAATGTGGTAAGCAGAGAAGAAACCATAAAAAATTCTCAAGAATTTAAAAAAGACTATGATGATCTAGTAAAAAACTACAAGCTAGAAAAAATTGAGATAGAAAATCAAGATTTAGACCATAGAGTCCCAGCAATTTTTGCTAAAAAGCTTGGAAATAAAAACGTTGCCGTCCTAGTTCACGGTATGGGAGGAACAAAAGAAACTATAATACCGATTATGAAAACTTTCCTAGAATTAGGTTATGACGCAATCTCCTATGATCAGAGAAATTCTGGAGAAAACATGGCAGCTTATAACACATCCGGTCTTTTAGAATACGAAGATACAAGAGCAGTCATCGACTATATTCGTGAAAAATACCAATATGGAAAGTTAATTCTTTGGGGAGAATCTTATGGAGGACTTACGAGTGTAATTGCTGCAAGCAATAATTCTTCAAATATCGATTATCTAATACTTGAAAGTCCAGTTTCTAATGGCTTTGACATGATAGAAAATGTGATGAGAGATATTTCAAAAAAACAAGGAATACCTCTTAACTATATGATAAAAACTGGCGATTTATATTCAAAAGTCAAACTCGGCATAAGTTTTTCTGATATGGACGGAAGGGAATATATGAAAAATATTGATATTCCAGTGTTAATTACTCATTCTAAGATAGACAAAGTGACCCCACCATATATGGCAGAAGACTTATATGCGGCAAAGGCTGATGACAAAAAAGAACTAATCACTGTAGAAAATTATAAGCACGCATCATTTGCCTATAAGGATAGGGAAGGTTATAAAAAGATAGTCCACGATTTTATAGAGAAATATTCTAGTGATCAAAATTAG
- a CDS encoding glycogen/starch/alpha-glucan phosphorylase, whose product MQGLEKNKFCDHYMENLQRITLKSFEDTSSKDRYDALCATIMGLINKDWRESKAKSRNQRKAYYLSAEFLIGRSLGNNLINLGIYDEVKDLLGELGINFEEIENYEDDAALGNGGLGRLAACFMDSAASQNLSLVGYGVRYREGIFKQEIKKGFQVEHGDSWIKDGDGWSIRVDSDAKIVKFRDQQVKAVPYDMPVVGFENGVVNTLRLWQSEPFEEFDFAKFNNFEYDQAVAEKNRAEDITRVLYPNDMQRAGKLLRLKQQYFFCSASIQDMVERYKRDFPTDLKFENFARYHVIQLNDTHPIMAIPELIRVLVDENGIFFDDAFEIASKVFAFTNHTVLQEALERWQDDLVQEVSPRCLEIIEEIDKKLVKELEAKGFSGEQIAPYRIMTNGSVHMANLAIYVGFSVNGVAEIHSQILKDDTFKEWYKISPEKFNNKTNGITPRRWLVYSNRELSKFITEKLGDDSWKSDLSKLKGLEKFVDDEKVLQEFLDIKQEKKNQLAKYILENEGIKIDPESIFDIQIKRIHEYKRQHLNILHIIHLYHKLKANPDLDFTPTTFIFGGKAAPGYFRAKGMIKFANEIARVINNDKDVNDKLKVVFVQNYRVTYGEKLFPAADVSEQISTAGKEASGTGNMKFMLNGALTLGTLDGANVEIFEHAGEENNYRFGATVEELAEIADTYNAFEYYSKDEDIKDVVDSLVSGEFSDNDSYYFLDIYNELINPQNGGRADQYYLLKDFDSYKKTHQKLNKEYRNRLDWARKSLINIANSGFFSSDRTIVDYADDIWKID is encoded by the coding sequence ATGCAAGGATTAGAAAAGAATAAGTTTTGTGACCATTATATGGAAAACCTGCAGAGGATAACCTTAAAAAGCTTTGAGGATACCTCTAGCAAAGACAGGTATGATGCACTTTGCGCTACAATAATGGGTCTTATAAACAAAGACTGGAGAGAGAGCAAGGCCAAATCTAGAAACCAAAGAAAAGCCTACTACCTATCAGCAGAATTTTTGATTGGTAGGTCCCTAGGTAACAACCTAATAAACTTAGGTATCTATGATGAGGTAAAAGACCTACTTGGTGAGCTTGGCATAAACTTCGAAGAAATAGAAAACTACGAAGATGATGCAGCCCTTGGTAATGGAGGTCTTGGTAGACTTGCAGCTTGCTTTATGGACTCAGCTGCCAGTCAAAACCTAAGCCTAGTTGGTTATGGTGTTAGATACAGAGAAGGTATCTTTAAACAAGAAATCAAAAAGGGATTCCAGGTAGAACACGGTGATAGCTGGATAAAGGATGGTGACGGTTGGTCAATCAGAGTAGATTCTGATGCTAAAATCGTCAAATTTAGAGACCAACAAGTCAAGGCTGTTCCATATGATATGCCGGTAGTTGGTTTTGAAAATGGAGTAGTAAACACCCTTAGACTATGGCAATCAGAACCATTCGAAGAGTTTGACTTTGCTAAATTCAATAATTTCGAATATGATCAGGCTGTAGCAGAAAAAAATAGGGCAGAAGATATAACAAGGGTTTTATATCCAAACGATATGCAAAGAGCAGGTAAGCTTCTAAGGCTTAAACAACAATATTTCTTCTGTTCAGCTTCTATCCAGGACATGGTAGAAAGATACAAGAGAGATTTCCCAACAGACCTCAAATTTGAAAACTTTGCTAGATACCACGTAATCCAGCTCAATGATACCCACCCAATCATGGCTATCCCAGAGCTAATCAGGGTACTAGTAGATGAAAATGGCATTTTCTTTGATGATGCTTTTGAAATCGCAAGCAAGGTCTTTGCCTTTACAAACCACACAGTCTTGCAAGAAGCTCTTGAAAGATGGCAAGATGACCTAGTCCAAGAAGTAAGCCCAAGATGTCTAGAAATCATAGAAGAAATTGATAAAAAACTTGTAAAAGAACTAGAAGCCAAAGGATTTAGCGGAGAGCAAATTGCTCCATATAGGATCATGACAAATGGCAGCGTCCACATGGCAAACCTTGCTATCTATGTAGGTTTTTCTGTAAACGGTGTTGCTGAGATCCACTCACAAATCCTAAAAGATGATACCTTCAAAGAATGGTACAAGATTTCTCCAGAGAAATTTAACAACAAAACCAATGGTATCACCCCAAGAAGATGGCTAGTTTACTCTAACAGAGAACTATCTAAATTTATAACAGAAAAGCTTGGAGATGATTCTTGGAAGAGCGATCTATCAAAACTAAAGGGTCTAGAAAAATTTGTAGACGATGAAAAAGTACTCCAAGAATTTTTAGACATCAAGCAAGAAAAGAAAAACCAACTTGCAAAATATATCCTAGAAAATGAAGGTATAAAGATAGACCCAGAATCAATCTTTGATATCCAAATTAAGAGGATCCACGAATACAAGAGACAACACCTAAACATCCTCCACATCATCCACCTATACCACAAGCTCAAGGCAAACCCAGACCTAGACTTTACACCAACAACCTTTATCTTTGGTGGTAAGGCTGCTCCAGGATATTTTAGGGCAAAGGGCATGATCAAATTTGCCAACGAGATAGCTAGGGTTATAAACAACGACAAGGATGTAAATGACAAACTAAAGGTCGTCTTTGTACAAAACTACAGGGTAACATATGGAGAAAAACTCTTCCCAGCAGCAGATGTTTCAGAACAAATCTCAACAGCTGGTAAGGAAGCAAGTGGTACTGGCAATATGAAATTTATGCTAAATGGTGCCCTAACCCTAGGTACACTTGATGGTGCAAACGTAGAAATCTTTGAGCATGCAGGCGAGGAAAACAACTATAGATTTGGTGCTACAGTAGAAGAGCTAGCAGAAATTGCAGATACCTACAATGCTTTTGAATACTATAGCAAAGATGAAGACATCAAAGATGTTGTTGATAGCCTTGTAAGCGGCGAATTTAGTGATAATGACTCATACTATTTCTTGGATATTTATAACGAACTTATAAATCCACAAAATGGAGGTAGGGCTGACCAATATTACCTACTAAAAGATTTTGATTCCTACAAGAAAACCCATCAAAAACTCAACAAAGAATACAGAAACAGACTTGATTGGGCGAGAAAAAGCCTGATAAATATAGCCAACTCTGGTTTCTTCTCATCAGATAGGACCATAGTTGACTATGCAGATGACATTTGGAAGATAGACTAA
- the clpP gene encoding ATP-dependent Clp endopeptidase proteolytic subunit ClpP produces the protein MLAKNYLVPTVVEQTNRGERAYDIYSRLLKDRIIFLSGEVRDEVSDIIIAQLLFLESEDPNKDIHFYINSPGGVVTSGLAIYDTMNYIKPDVSTICIGQAASMGAVLLSSGAKGKRFSLPNSNIMIHQPSGGAQGQASDIVIQAEQILKIKANLNRILAENTGKSLETIEKDTDRDFAMTAAEALEYGLIDKVIESNK, from the coding sequence ATGTTAGCAAAAAATTATCTAGTACCTACAGTAGTAGAACAAACCAATAGAGGTGAAAGAGCCTACGACATCTATTCCAGACTTCTAAAAGATAGGATAATTTTCTTATCAGGAGAAGTTCGCGATGAGGTCAGCGATATAATCATTGCCCAACTTTTGTTTCTAGAAAGTGAAGATCCAAACAAGGATATCCATTTTTATATAAACTCACCAGGTGGGGTTGTCACAAGTGGTCTAGCCATTTATGACACAATGAATTATATAAAGCCAGATGTGTCAACTATCTGTATAGGCCAGGCAGCATCAATGGGTGCAGTTTTATTATCCTCAGGAGCAAAAGGCAAGAGATTTTCCCTACCAAACTCCAACATAATGATCCACCAACCATCTGGCGGTGCCCAAGGACAAGCCTCAGATATAGTTATCCAGGCTGAACAAATCCTAAAGATAAAGGCCAACCTAAATAGGATTTTGGCAGAAAATACAGGCAAGTCCCTAGAAACTATCGAAAAAGATACAGATAGAGATTTCGCAATGACTGCAGCAGAAGCCCTAGAATATGGCTTGATAGATAAGGTAATAGAGAGCAATAAATAA
- a CDS encoding CCA tRNA nucleotidyltransferase — MTDKAKNILARLEDAGFKSYVVGGFVRDMVMGKNSTDIDIATEARPEQIKKIFACYKLVDIGQRFGTIKAIDGIESFEITSFREEKSYRDKRHPEKISFAKTIEEDLSRRDFTINAMAIRNARIIDPFGGKIDIEKKIIRAVGDPYKRIGEDYLRALRAVRFASILGFEIEEDLRKAIKYYNKNIAYISKERIQDEFSKIILCQRPDKAIRLMDELGLLGQIFPEIERLKGFDQHSIHHYLDVYDHSLEVLKNTPEDLVTRLAGLFHDVGKPHTFFLDENGQGRFFGHQNMSKDICEERLKDLRFSKKTIEDVGLLIKRHMDAANTYTEKSVARLFRKLGEDNLIRLLDLQAADKLATNNKDLSNIENARKILSDLKNKDIPKSRKDLAIDGHDLIKVGYKEGKDIGKILKLVEENVFYGSLANNKDDILDFIRSKAPNLDR, encoded by the coding sequence ATGACTGATAAGGCGAAAAATATTTTAGCAAGGCTTGAAGATGCAGGTTTTAAATCCTATGTAGTAGGTGGTTTTGTCAGGGATATGGTTATGGGCAAAAATTCTACCGATATAGATATAGCCACAGAGGCAAGGCCTGAGCAAATAAAAAAAATCTTTGCTTGCTATAAATTGGTCGATATAGGCCAAAGATTTGGGACTATAAAAGCCATCGATGGGATAGAATCTTTTGAAATCACAAGTTTTAGAGAGGAAAAGTCATATAGGGACAAGAGACACCCGGAAAAAATATCCTTTGCCAAAACTATAGAAGAAGACCTATCCAGGAGAGATTTTACTATAAATGCTATGGCCATCAGAAATGCTAGGATTATAGATCCCTTTGGTGGAAAAATTGATATAGAAAAAAAGATCATAAGGGCAGTTGGCGATCCCTATAAGAGGATAGGAGAGGATTATCTCAGGGCCCTAAGGGCGGTGAGGTTTGCAAGCATCCTTGGCTTTGAAATAGAAGAAGACCTTAGAAAAGCCATAAAATATTATAATAAAAATATCGCCTATATTTCTAAGGAGAGAATCCAAGATGAATTTTCAAAGATCATCCTCTGCCAAAGGCCAGATAAGGCTATTAGATTAATGGATGAGCTTGGACTTTTAGGGCAGATTTTCCCGGAAATAGAGAGGCTAAAGGGCTTTGACCAGCATTCTATCCATCATTATTTGGATGTCTATGACCACAGCCTAGAAGTTTTAAAAAATACACCAGAAGACCTGGTCACAAGACTTGCAGGTCTTTTCCACGATGTAGGCAAGCCCCATACATTTTTCTTGGATGAAAATGGCCAGGGCAGGTTTTTTGGCCACCAAAATATGTCAAAAGATATTTGCGAAGAAAGACTAAAGGACTTGAGATTTTCAAAAAAGACAATAGAAGATGTTGGTCTTTTGATAAAAAGACATATGGATGCAGCCAATACCTATACAGAAAAATCTGTGGCCAGACTTTTTAGAAAGCTAGGAGAAGACAACCTAATTAGGCTTTTAGACCTGCAGGCGGCAGATAAGCTTGCAACAAATAACAAAGACCTATCCAATATAGAAAATGCCAGAAAAATATTATCCGACCTAAAAAATAAGGATATACCCAAAAGTAGAAAAGATTTGGCTATAGATGGCCATGACCTTATAAAAGTCGGTTATAAAGAGGGCAAGGACATAGGAAAGATCCTAAAATTAGTAGAAGAAAATGTCTTTTATGGATCACTAGCAAATAATAAAGATGACATACTTGATTTTATACGATCTAAGGCGCCAAATCTTGATAGATGA
- a CDS encoding ZIP family metal transporter has protein sequence MNSQALLGIMIPFIGTSLGAACVYFMRGQLKEKVQKGLSGFAAGVMVAASIWSLLMPAMDMVEDKLARLAWMPAAVGFLVGIAFLLFLDSVIPHQHIDSDHPEGIKAESLRKTTMMVLAVIIHNIPEGMAVGVSFAGVLYGKGDLTMAAAMVLSIGIAIQNFPEGAIISMPLKAVGVSKHKAFGMGVFSGIVEPIAAIVTILLSSIMVPILPYLLAFAAGAMMYVVVEELVPEATGEGESHTNIGTIGFSVGFVVMMILDVMLG, from the coding sequence ATGAATTCACAAGCTCTTTTAGGGATTATGATCCCATTTATAGGTACAAGCTTGGGCGCAGCCTGCGTTTATTTCATGAGAGGTCAACTAAAAGAGAAGGTCCAAAAGGGCCTGTCTGGCTTTGCAGCAGGGGTCATGGTGGCAGCATCCATCTGGTCCCTCCTCATGCCAGCCATGGACATGGTAGAAGACAAACTGGCTCGCTTAGCCTGGATGCCAGCAGCAGTGGGATTTCTAGTAGGAATTGCCTTTTTGCTCTTCCTAGACTCAGTCATACCCCACCAGCATATTGATTCTGACCATCCAGAAGGAATTAAGGCAGAAAGCCTAAGAAAAACAACCATGATGGTCCTTGCAGTAATTATACATAACATCCCAGAAGGCATGGCCGTAGGCGTATCCTTCGCAGGAGTCCTCTACGGCAAGGGCGATCTTACAATGGCAGCAGCCATGGTCCTATCAATAGGAATAGCCATCCAAAACTTCCCAGAAGGAGCCATCATCTCCATGCCACTTAAGGCAGTAGGAGTCAGCAAACACAAGGCTTTCGGCATGGGAGTATTCTCAGGCATAGTAGAGCCAATAGCAGCAATCGTCACAATATTATTATCATCAATAATGGTCCCAATCCTCCCATACCTCCTAGCCTTCGCGGCAGGAGCCATGATGTATGTGGTAGTAGAAGAACTAGTCCCAGAAGCCACAGGCGAAGGCGAAAGCCACACCAATATAGGAACCATTGGGTTTTCTGTAGGCTTTGTGGTAATGATGATTTTAGATGTCATGCTTGGATAA
- the cdaA gene encoding diadenylate cyclase CdaA, with the protein MNFLDNFITSLMLIRVTDVIDIAIIAFVIYKLFSLLRNTRAEQVLKGLILVLIFASIADMLNLNVVSWVMNQFLTVSLVFIIVVFQPELRTGLERIGRGRSIFSQDRIKRDEDSVNELVSAMSSLSRQKIGALVVLERQVGLSDIVESGTKLNSDISSELLINIFIPNTPLHDGAVIIRKDTIVAAACYLPLSTSNTISKELGTRHRAAIGITERSDAVVIVVSEETGNISVCENGVINRYFDEDSLKIRLRSEIVESEPQHE; encoded by the coding sequence ATGAATTTTTTAGATAATTTTATAACTAGCCTTATGCTTATTAGGGTCACTGATGTTATAGACATAGCCATCATTGCCTTTGTTATATACAAGCTCTTTTCCCTACTTAGAAATACTAGGGCAGAACAGGTACTCAAGGGACTGATTCTCGTTTTGATTTTTGCATCTATTGCAGATATGCTAAACTTAAATGTGGTTTCCTGGGTGATGAACCAGTTTTTGACAGTTTCTCTTGTATTTATCATAGTAGTTTTTCAGCCAGAGCTTAGGACAGGACTTGAAAGAATTGGTAGGGGCAGGTCGATTTTTTCGCAAGACCGTATAAAAAGGGATGAGGATAGCGTTAATGAGTTGGTATCAGCTATGTCCTCCTTGTCTAGGCAAAAAATTGGGGCCTTGGTTGTCTTGGAAAGGCAAGTTGGTCTTTCTGATATTGTAGAATCTGGGACAAAACTAAATTCGGATATATCAAGCGAATTACTTATAAATATTTTTATACCAAATACACCCCTTCACGATGGGGCGGTCATCATTAGAAAAGATACCATAGTAGCGGCAGCCTGCTATTTGCCTTTGTCTACCTCCAACACCATATCCAAAGAACTAGGTACAAGACACAGGGCGGCAATAGGGATTACAGAAAGAAGTGATGCAGTTGTCATAGTTGTATCAGAGGAGACGGGCAATATTTCTGTCTGTGAAAATGGAGTTATAAATAGGTATTTTGACGAAGACTCCCTAAAGATCAGACTGAGAAGTGAAATAGTAGAAAGTGAGCCACAGCATGAATAA